The Bacillota bacterium genome has a segment encoding these proteins:
- a CDS encoding aminoacyl-tRNA deacylase — protein sequence MSGVRTAALEVLERAGVTYELRAFEQVERTAGEAAAKVGWPLEQTFKTLLARAVPEPGGRGGAYFLACLPGDARLSLKKAARLLGLKRAEMAPEADLRRLTGYVRGACSPLGSRRPLPLLVDERALLYGRIMVSAGARGLQLLLDPRDLVRLTGATVADLVE from the coding sequence GTGAGCGGCGTGCGTACGGCCGCCCTGGAAGTGCTGGAGCGGGCCGGCGTCACCTACGAGCTGCGCGCCTTCGAGCAGGTGGAGCGGACGGCCGGAGAGGCGGCGGCCAAGGTGGGCTGGCCGCTGGAGCAGACCTTCAAGACCCTGCTGGCGCGCGCCGTACCCGAGCCGGGCGGGCGCGGCGGGGCGTACTTCCTCGCCTGCCTGCCGGGGGACGCCCGCCTCTCGCTGAAGAAGGCGGCGCGGCTGCTCGGCTTGAAACGGGCGGAGATGGCGCCCGAGGCCGACCTCCGGCGGCTGACGGGCTACGTGCGCGGCGCCTGCTCGCCGCTCGGCTCCAGGCGCCCGCTCCCCCTCCTCGTCGACGAGCGGGCGCTTCTCTACGGGCGGATCATGGTCAGCGCGGGCGCCCGCGGCCTCCAGCTCCTCCTCGACCCGCGCGACCTCGTCCGGCTGACGGGGGCGACGGTGGCCGACCTGGTGGAGTGA